A window of the Paenibacillus woosongensis genome harbors these coding sequences:
- a CDS encoding extracellular solute-binding protein has translation MGKTNKGKKAVLLGLVAMLVLLTAACGKDNAAGENNKGAAEAETITLTMMHPWTSPNVDNEVYKARIAEFEEQHPNIKIKQDGVPAAQYKTKLRTLAAANNLADINVVWPGADLDPLVAGNLLAPINNMMENWASILPDSALDGFNVDGQQYAIPTKQTFVDIIYYNKEMFAQVGYDQFPDTYDKFIDAVKKLKEAGITPISLGNKEQWPLQSSYISIIGDRYTGSDFLPGVLEKKAEFTDPGFVKALAVIDELTKLGAFNTDANNMDSVQGQDYFIQGKAAMHISSSTVDGRVRINNDEGDKFGIALFPSVEGGKGDPVKSAGVVQYGIAIKSGLDEKKQQAAEEFLKFFVSEDLYKELIRNGIVVPAKVDVPEDASKYLKEMLALTGNGTAPVFDSVIPTQVVDVLQNGLQALTMGRGTPEELAKEVQEAFDTMN, from the coding sequence ATGGGAAAAACAAACAAAGGCAAAAAAGCAGTGCTTCTCGGCCTGGTCGCGATGCTCGTTCTGCTAACAGCAGCGTGCGGCAAGGACAACGCAGCGGGAGAGAACAACAAAGGAGCGGCGGAAGCGGAGACAATCACCTTGACTATGATGCATCCTTGGACTTCGCCGAACGTGGACAATGAAGTCTACAAGGCCCGGATCGCCGAATTTGAGGAGCAGCATCCGAATATCAAAATCAAACAGGACGGCGTGCCGGCAGCGCAGTACAAAACCAAGCTCCGTACGTTAGCCGCGGCTAACAATTTGGCGGATATCAACGTAGTATGGCCGGGAGCGGATCTAGACCCGCTCGTAGCAGGCAACTTGCTTGCACCAATCAATAACATGATGGAAAACTGGGCCTCCATTTTGCCGGACAGTGCTTTGGATGGATTCAATGTTGATGGCCAGCAGTATGCCATACCGACAAAGCAAACGTTCGTGGACATTATCTATTACAACAAAGAAATGTTTGCACAAGTAGGCTATGATCAATTCCCAGATACCTACGACAAATTCATTGACGCGGTGAAGAAACTGAAGGAAGCGGGAATTACCCCGATTTCTCTAGGGAACAAGGAACAATGGCCGCTTCAATCCTCTTACATCTCCATCATTGGTGATCGCTATACAGGCAGTGATTTCCTGCCGGGCGTGCTGGAGAAAAAAGCGGAATTTACCGATCCTGGATTCGTAAAAGCGCTTGCGGTCATCGATGAATTGACCAAACTGGGAGCCTTCAATACGGATGCCAACAACATGGACTCCGTACAAGGACAGGATTATTTCATCCAAGGCAAAGCGGCGATGCATATTTCGTCCTCGACAGTCGACGGAAGAGTGCGCATCAACAACGATGAAGGGGACAAATTCGGCATTGCATTGTTCCCGAGCGTAGAAGGCGGCAAGGGTGATCCGGTTAAAAGCGCCGGCGTCGTTCAATACGGCATTGCCATCAAGAGCGGACTGGATGAGAAAAAACAGCAGGCAGCCGAAGAGTTCCTGAAGTTTTTCGTAAGTGAGGATTTGTATAAAGAATTGATCCGCAACGGAATTGTCGTTCCGGCGAAAGTAGATGTACCGGAAGATGCCAGCAAATATTTGAAAGAGATGCTGGCATTAACGGGCAACGGAACTGCTCCGGTATTTGATAGCGTTATTCCGACACAGGTGGTCGATGTGCTGCAGAACGGATTGCAAGCGCTGACCATGGGCAGAGGAACGCCTGAAGAGCTGGCTAAAGAAGTTCAAGAAGCCTTTGACACGATGAATTAG